A window from Fusarium musae strain F31 chromosome 8, whole genome shotgun sequence encodes these proteins:
- a CDS encoding hypothetical protein (EggNog:ENOG41) → MHFTTLIASAVLALGVSAEGINCHGSSNCANAGFKLTGLLRTAQDLNDNKWYYNGQHIACWQALDKTGFCAFLQNTGGLPGKDIKRLLQELVNHGCAKCGSVPAFYPSDNDIKSHGMLTVNYVSKTNCNGLC, encoded by the coding sequence ATGCATTTTACCACTCTCATCGCCTCTGCTGTCCTTGCTCTCGGTGTCTCTGCTGAAGGCATCAACTGCCACGGCAGCAGCAACTGCGCCAACGCCGGTTTCAAGCTGACAGGCCTCCTCCGAACCGCCCAGGACCTGAACGACAACAAGTGGTACTACAACGGCCAGCACATCGCCTGTTGGCAGGCTCTTGACAAGACCGGGTTCTGTGCATTCCTCCAGAACACCGGTGGCCTTCCTGGCAAGGACATCAAGAGGCTGCTCCAGGAGCTGGTCAACCATGGATGTGCCAAGTGCGGCAGTGTTCCTGCGTTCTACCCTAGCGACAACGATATCAAGTCTCATGGAATGCTCACTGTCAACTACGTCTCGAAGACGAACTGCAACGGGCTCTGCTAG